One Corallococcus exiguus DNA segment encodes these proteins:
- the gltJ gene encoding adventurous gliding motility protein GltJ, translated as MRFVCDSCRAQYMISDDKIGPKGVKLRCKKCGHTILVRPAGASAAKEGGAEASASTETKSSADANAPRIVESSGTGLPASLGTPPEGGLFTDVEEDEIGAVFDQVLSTGSQKLKAAEAEAEAKAAKAEAVRKLAEAESAEPTAEEKAAAATHEWYVAIDEKQVGPWTVEKVKDAWDRGEVGPDNLCWRSGFSDWIPLSETAELASVLAPRPAKPVIVAPAPVSTSSPTLPAGPVESAFSAGASRPGAGGNSAVAEEPVGWKPSAASVLASLVKEENDALSKPPPRPAPSLEREPLSQSRLLDVPMPPPEPVSSPAMPGAMMAAAPGMASPQAYAQPQPQGYAPQPPVQQQYAPQPQGYAPQQPQMPYGQQPQGYPPPGYPAAYPPPAAAPTGGKGRTGMMVAVTAGVLVMAGAAVVFVARGNSSERPTEQPVQVAAAPTPKAEMPPMPPPPAAVQTPPPAAVQPAATPTPPAEGTAATAAAGTPAVAGTPPAAVATPPAAVATAPAATPTPPPPAAEVKPASATPNMGTAVARVDSRNHRKSGSNGSRGSSRDDDDDDAITVSKPSAASSSSSSSNSGGGDDDFDELFGTKKTTTAKPASKPTATAYIPPEPGGGTLDRLQQSDIMQVVLNNKPAIVKCVNEQKQKDPSLSGKLVMRWTVQTSGKTTAVSCRTDEFRTSYMATCITGLIKSWSFPKHQKQGEPIDFPFTF; from the coding sequence ATGCGTTTCGTCTGCGACAGCTGCCGCGCGCAGTACATGATCAGCGACGACAAGATTGGCCCCAAGGGGGTCAAGCTGCGTTGCAAGAAGTGCGGTCACACCATTCTGGTGAGGCCCGCCGGTGCATCGGCGGCGAAGGAGGGCGGAGCGGAGGCCTCCGCGTCCACCGAGACCAAGAGCAGCGCGGATGCGAACGCGCCCCGCATCGTGGAGTCGTCCGGAACGGGGCTGCCTGCCTCGCTGGGCACACCGCCGGAAGGCGGCCTCTTCACGGACGTGGAAGAGGATGAAATCGGCGCGGTCTTCGACCAGGTCCTGAGCACGGGTTCGCAGAAGCTCAAGGCCGCGGAAGCGGAAGCGGAGGCCAAGGCCGCGAAGGCGGAGGCCGTGCGCAAGCTCGCCGAGGCCGAATCCGCCGAGCCGACCGCGGAGGAGAAGGCCGCCGCCGCGACGCACGAGTGGTACGTCGCCATCGACGAGAAGCAGGTGGGCCCCTGGACGGTCGAGAAGGTGAAGGACGCCTGGGACCGTGGCGAGGTGGGCCCGGACAACCTCTGCTGGCGGTCGGGCTTCAGCGACTGGATTCCCCTGTCGGAGACGGCGGAGCTGGCGTCGGTGCTGGCGCCGCGTCCGGCCAAGCCGGTCATCGTCGCGCCCGCGCCGGTGTCCACGTCGTCGCCCACGCTTCCCGCCGGTCCGGTGGAGTCCGCCTTCAGCGCGGGCGCCTCCCGTCCGGGCGCAGGTGGCAACTCGGCCGTCGCCGAGGAGCCGGTGGGCTGGAAGCCTTCGGCCGCGAGCGTGCTGGCCTCGCTGGTGAAGGAGGAGAACGACGCCCTCAGCAAGCCGCCGCCGCGTCCGGCGCCGTCGCTGGAGCGCGAGCCGTTGTCTCAGTCGCGCCTCCTGGACGTGCCCATGCCGCCGCCGGAGCCGGTGTCCTCTCCGGCGATGCCGGGGGCCATGATGGCCGCCGCGCCGGGAATGGCCTCGCCCCAGGCCTACGCGCAGCCGCAGCCGCAGGGCTACGCGCCGCAGCCGCCGGTGCAGCAGCAGTACGCGCCGCAGCCGCAGGGCTATGCGCCGCAGCAGCCCCAGATGCCGTACGGGCAGCAGCCCCAGGGCTATCCGCCTCCCGGCTATCCGGCGGCCTATCCGCCGCCCGCGGCGGCACCTACGGGCGGCAAGGGCCGCACGGGGATGATGGTCGCGGTGACGGCGGGCGTGCTGGTGATGGCGGGCGCCGCGGTCGTCTTCGTCGCGCGCGGCAATTCGTCCGAGCGTCCCACGGAGCAGCCGGTCCAGGTCGCGGCCGCGCCGACTCCCAAGGCGGAGATGCCACCCATGCCGCCGCCTCCCGCGGCGGTGCAGACGCCTCCTCCGGCGGCGGTGCAGCCCGCGGCGACGCCGACCCCGCCTGCTGAAGGCACCGCGGCGACCGCTGCCGCGGGGACACCTGCTGTCGCTGGCACTCCGCCCGCGGCGGTGGCAACGCCGCCCGCCGCCGTGGCCACGGCTCCGGCCGCCACGCCGACGCCTCCTCCGCCCGCGGCGGAGGTGAAGCCTGCCTCCGCGACGCCCAACATGGGGACGGCGGTGGCGCGCGTGGATTCGCGCAACCATCGCAAGTCGGGCTCCAACGGAAGCCGAGGCTCCTCGCGGGATGACGACGACGACGACGCGATCACCGTGTCGAAGCCTTCCGCGGCGTCTTCGTCGTCTTCGTCGTCGAACTCCGGTGGCGGGGATGACGACTTCGACGAGCTGTTCGGCACGAAGAAGACGACGACCGCGAAGCCCGCGAGCAAGCCGACGGCGACGGCGTACATCCCGCCCGAGCCGGGAGGCGGCACGCTGGATCGCCTACAGCAGTCTGACATCATGCAGGTGGTGCTGAACAACAAGCCGGCCATCGTGAAGTGCGTGAACGAGCAGAAGCAGAAGGACCCTTCGCTCAGCGGCAAGCTGGTGATGCGCTGGACGGTCCAGACGAGCGGCAAGACGACCGCGGTGTCGTGCCGCACGGACGAGTTCCGCACGAGCTACATGGCCACGTGCATCACGGGCCTCATCAAGAGCTGGTCGTTCCCGAAGCACCAGAAGCAGGGCGAGCCCATCGACTTCCCGTTCACGTTCTGA
- a CDS encoding toxin-antitoxin system YwqK family antitoxin, translated as MQSKKLMRMFTLGLVLAAPVAFAGDTTTQLACPEGTKQAGSKADGLFCRKPELAGGNLVAHGPYRSFHANGKKAAVGQYLNGHKTGTWFFFDEAGNEYDKIEFVESNYHGTRTLSFASGKPHFIEHYQHGLKDGVVQELSEDGKVVRESHFVKGKEVAAK; from the coding sequence ATGCAGTCCAAGAAGCTGATGCGGATGTTCACCCTGGGCCTGGTTCTCGCAGCTCCCGTGGCTTTCGCGGGAGACACCACGACGCAGCTGGCGTGTCCGGAAGGAACCAAGCAGGCCGGCTCCAAGGCGGACGGGCTGTTCTGCCGTAAGCCGGAACTGGCCGGTGGAAACCTGGTCGCGCACGGCCCCTACCGCTCGTTCCACGCGAATGGAAAGAAGGCGGCGGTGGGCCAGTACTTGAACGGCCACAAGACGGGAACCTGGTTCTTCTTCGACGAGGCTGGCAACGAGTACGACAAGATTGAGTTCGTCGAGAGCAACTACCACGGCACCCGGACGCTCTCCTTCGCGAGCGGCAAGCCCCACTTCATCGAGCATTACCAGCACGGCCTGAAGGACGGCGTGGTGCAGGAACTGAGCGAGGACGGCAAGGTCGTCCGTGAGAGCCACTTCGTGAAGGGCAAGGAAGTCGCCGCCAAGTAG
- a CDS encoding TIGR04552 family protein has translation MKAPSLVPVLSAVPVRAVSQMGLRELERIRLILRGGSVIDWRRMHFQTRDEVDRFLRLCQLDVSRPYDDAWGRTVLADAVEYLRKTFDYRVADAVAQPEELHDLFLFASGAKGLARYRRIACIVLKVMHVIQHIEGRDLLFRLAASEAELGEMVTEKVLGVAREMKEMGLPIVEFAHSIKTRDSLVTKLIAKKETVAAQVYDRTRFRVITRKREDLLPVLYFLTQRLFPFNFVVPGQTENSLLPFKGLLEENPHFEQFIPQLHLDRDFEDREDRTGNTFSGDSYRVLNFVVDLPLRMDPYLPPPESDTRPRKGRVTFALVEFQMADEETARRNELGDNAHESYKRRQKRRVLNRLSRGLVVPKRQG, from the coding sequence GTGAAGGCCCCCTCTCTCGTTCCAGTCCTCTCCGCTGTCCCTGTCCGCGCGGTGTCGCAGATGGGACTGCGTGAACTTGAGCGCATCCGGCTCATCCTGAGGGGTGGCTCGGTCATCGACTGGCGGCGCATGCACTTCCAGACGCGGGATGAGGTGGACCGGTTCCTGCGCCTCTGCCAACTGGACGTGTCACGGCCCTATGACGATGCCTGGGGCCGGACGGTGCTCGCCGATGCCGTGGAGTACCTGCGCAAGACCTTCGACTACCGGGTCGCGGACGCGGTGGCCCAGCCGGAAGAGCTCCATGACCTCTTCCTCTTTGCCTCGGGGGCGAAGGGCCTTGCTCGCTACCGGCGGATCGCCTGCATCGTTCTGAAGGTGATGCACGTCATCCAGCACATCGAAGGGCGTGATCTTCTCTTCCGGCTGGCCGCCTCCGAGGCTGAACTGGGGGAAATGGTCACGGAGAAGGTGCTGGGCGTTGCTCGTGAGATGAAGGAGATGGGCTTGCCCATCGTGGAGTTCGCCCACTCCATCAAGACGCGGGACTCCCTGGTCACGAAGCTGATTGCGAAGAAGGAGACCGTGGCTGCGCAGGTCTATGACCGCACGCGGTTTCGCGTCATCACCCGCAAGCGGGAGGACCTGTTGCCGGTCCTCTACTTCCTGACGCAGCGTCTGTTCCCCTTCAACTTCGTCGTTCCGGGGCAGACGGAGAACTCGCTTCTGCCGTTCAAGGGGCTCCTGGAGGAGAACCCTCACTTCGAGCAGTTCATCCCGCAGCTCCATCTGGATCGGGACTTCGAGGACCGCGAGGACCGGACGGGGAACACCTTCTCTGGGGATTCCTACCGGGTCCTCAACTTCGTCGTGGACCTTCCCCTTCGGATGGACCCCTACCTGCCTCCGCCGGAAAGTGACACCCGCCCTCGAAAGGGGCGGGTCACCTTCGCACTCGTCGAGTTTCAAATGGCGGATGAGGAGACGGCACGTCGCAATGAGCTCGGTGACAACGCGCATGAGAGCTACAAGCGCCGGCAGAAGCGCCGGGTTCTCAACCGCCTGAGCCGCGGACTGGTTGTGCCCAAGCGTCAAGGCTGA
- a CDS encoding Ig-like domain-containing protein, which produces MPNLKHLLLLSCIGLSPACIDVPPLEDPPKEDPRTDPDADFTFTAVPAQEQVLPGGTLDCDVQLAWTESTGGAVTWSLVSPPAGIELQSSTLPKGETRATLSIRVGAGTVPGAYTLTLQGKSGTVTKQATLTVTVGKPGDLVVNWVVPTPGKAYTRGPLLLQFTVEGGAAEQVEILKDATVLVKPTGSPYSFTWDTTQEAEGTYQLSIRATRGGAVFTSAARTVIVDRTAPTVASFLPAKDAATVGVREAIQVTFSEPMNPLSVTESAVGLKTGTGNAIAKSVALSADGQTLTATPLSPLSAPGTIQVDLAAAASTLTDLAGNSLVNAPAWTFSVPTWLPLGGAISAVDGRTSAEGVVLKMDRNAQPVIAWAESDGTSKNIHVARWTGTAWSMLGGGLSGLAGAGTDATQPTLLIDSANRPVVAWHEESGSGANVSLFARRWTGTGWESLPSIPPHSGDFEISAPSLAAELNGVLHLYALNGDEGIAEIGHYQLSVGGQSWTRTVIPRPPESPRVYSFSTAASASSLYVAYSILDTSTYDGRVVIGVAENESNPMGGGVIGNASWSPSIAVDSNGRPWVAWAESPSNPTSDGQIQWARWEGTKWTSPESISASSTGNTDPTLAMSTGNPYVLAWSGIIGAERNILVSRWMGGNWQAVAQPLNALASTGTPASKPSVALDSNGQPLVAWTEEDATSANIYVSRFNN; this is translated from the coding sequence ATGCCCAACCTGAAACACCTGTTGCTGTTGAGCTGCATCGGCCTGAGCCCCGCATGCATCGACGTCCCCCCGCTGGAGGACCCGCCCAAGGAGGATCCGCGGACGGACCCCGACGCGGACTTCACCTTCACGGCGGTACCCGCCCAGGAGCAGGTCCTCCCAGGAGGAACCCTGGACTGCGACGTCCAGCTCGCCTGGACCGAATCCACGGGAGGCGCGGTCACCTGGAGCCTCGTGTCTCCGCCCGCGGGCATCGAGTTGCAGTCGTCGACCCTGCCCAAGGGAGAAACGCGTGCGACCCTGAGCATCCGCGTGGGAGCGGGCACGGTGCCCGGGGCCTACACGCTGACGCTCCAGGGCAAGAGCGGCACGGTCACGAAGCAGGCCACGCTGACGGTGACGGTCGGAAAGCCCGGTGACCTGGTGGTGAACTGGGTCGTGCCCACGCCCGGGAAGGCGTACACGCGAGGCCCCCTGCTCCTGCAGTTCACGGTGGAAGGAGGCGCGGCGGAGCAGGTGGAGATCCTGAAGGACGCCACGGTGCTCGTGAAGCCCACGGGGAGTCCGTATTCGTTCACCTGGGACACCACCCAGGAAGCAGAGGGCACGTACCAGCTGTCCATCCGCGCGACCCGGGGTGGAGCGGTTTTCACCAGTGCGGCACGAACGGTCATCGTCGACCGGACCGCGCCCACCGTGGCGTCCTTCCTGCCTGCCAAGGACGCAGCGACCGTGGGGGTCCGTGAAGCCATCCAGGTCACTTTCAGTGAGCCCATGAATCCGCTCTCGGTGACGGAGTCGGCGGTGGGGCTCAAGACGGGCACCGGGAATGCCATCGCGAAGTCCGTGGCACTCTCCGCGGATGGGCAGACGCTGACTGCGACACCGCTGAGCCCCCTATCCGCGCCCGGCACGATCCAGGTCGACCTCGCTGCCGCCGCGAGCACGCTCACGGATCTGGCGGGAAACAGCCTGGTCAACGCCCCAGCCTGGACATTCTCCGTGCCGACGTGGCTGCCCTTGGGCGGAGCCATCAGCGCCGTCGATGGCAGGACCTCTGCGGAAGGCGTCGTACTGAAGATGGATCGGAATGCTCAACCCGTGATCGCCTGGGCAGAGTCAGACGGAACGAGCAAAAACATCCATGTGGCTCGTTGGACAGGGACTGCCTGGTCCATGCTGGGCGGCGGATTGAGTGGCCTGGCCGGAGCAGGAACGGACGCAACGCAGCCTACGCTCCTCATTGATTCCGCGAACCGACCGGTCGTTGCATGGCATGAAGAGTCTGGTTCCGGAGCGAATGTCTCTCTCTTTGCCCGCCGGTGGACAGGAACAGGTTGGGAATCCCTCCCATCCATTCCCCCTCACTCTGGCGACTTCGAGATATCGGCTCCATCCCTCGCAGCAGAACTGAACGGAGTCCTCCACCTCTACGCTCTCAATGGCGATGAAGGCATCGCGGAGATTGGCCACTACCAACTCAGCGTTGGAGGACAATCGTGGACGCGCACTGTCATTCCGCGCCCGCCGGAGTCGCCACGCGTCTACTCGTTCTCCACTGCGGCCTCCGCGAGCAGCCTCTACGTCGCGTATAGCATCCTGGACACGAGCACCTATGACGGCCGAGTCGTCATTGGTGTCGCCGAGAATGAATCCAATCCGATGGGGGGAGGCGTCATTGGAAACGCATCCTGGAGCCCCTCCATCGCAGTCGACAGCAATGGCCGCCCTTGGGTCGCGTGGGCTGAGTCTCCTTCGAACCCGACATCAGACGGTCAGATTCAATGGGCGCGGTGGGAAGGTACAAAATGGACCTCTCCCGAATCGATCAGCGCGTCATCCACTGGCAATACAGATCCCACCCTGGCCATGAGCACAGGAAATCCTTATGTCCTGGCATGGAGCGGCATCATCGGCGCTGAGAGGAACATCCTGGTCAGCCGCTGGATGGGTGGGAACTGGCAGGCCGTCGCACAACCCCTTAATGCTTTGGCCAGCACCGGCACTCCGGCATCCAAGCCGTCCGTCGCATTGGACTCAAACGGCCAGCCCCTGGTTGCATGGACCGAAGAAGATGCGACTTCAGCAAACATCTATGTTTCCCGCTTCAACAACTAG
- the ffh gene encoding signal recognition particle protein — protein sequence MLETVTKGFRAAKNRLAGKSELTPELVDESLRDIRVSLLEADVAFDVVKKFVARVREKAVGEVVQTSVTDAGGQKRKVSAMDHFIKICHDELEALMGPVDTSLHLKPKGQLSGIMMVGLQGSGKTTTTGKLASRLLAEGRKPLLVAADIYRPAAVDQLKVLGERLKVPVYHEPGVQPPELARRGYAAAREQKCDVVLIDTAGRLAIDETLMTELESIKSNVQPDTILLVCDAMIGQDSVRTAAEFDRRLTLDGFILTKLDGDARGGAALSIKEVTGKPIKFLGMGESMDKLEEFRPEGLAGRILGFGDIVGLMKDFEKVVDEKKAEDDARKLLSGQFSMKDFVEQIRMVRKMGPLKDLLEKFPLFGDLTEHLNPDEKELTKIEAMYDSMTQKERLRPDIINGSRINRISKGSGRKPEEVRELLQKFGMMQQVMGTIGQNPGLLGRIPGFKQLGQLGQMKNMDLGNMFGKDPKALEKAMSAMGGGMGGMPMQLPQIAPGYTPPMGQAAMAKARLMGYAPPAASKPDDRDAIKERRKKEKENKKKNRKKK from the coding sequence ATGCTTGAGACCGTCACCAAGGGCTTCCGGGCCGCCAAGAACCGCCTCGCCGGCAAGAGCGAACTCACCCCCGAGCTGGTGGACGAGTCGCTGCGAGACATCCGCGTCTCCCTGCTGGAGGCCGACGTCGCCTTCGACGTGGTGAAGAAGTTCGTCGCCCGCGTCCGCGAGAAGGCCGTGGGCGAAGTGGTGCAGACGTCCGTCACGGATGCGGGGGGCCAGAAGCGCAAGGTCAGCGCGATGGACCACTTCATCAAGATCTGCCACGACGAGCTGGAGGCCCTGATGGGCCCGGTGGACACGAGCCTCCACCTGAAGCCCAAGGGCCAGCTGTCCGGCATCATGATGGTGGGCCTCCAGGGCTCCGGTAAGACGACGACCACGGGCAAGCTCGCCAGCCGGCTGCTCGCGGAGGGGCGCAAGCCCCTGCTGGTCGCGGCGGACATCTACCGCCCGGCCGCCGTGGATCAGCTAAAGGTCCTGGGCGAGCGGCTGAAGGTCCCCGTCTACCACGAGCCCGGCGTGCAGCCGCCCGAGCTGGCCAGGCGGGGCTACGCGGCCGCGCGCGAGCAGAAGTGCGACGTGGTGCTCATCGACACGGCGGGCCGGCTCGCCATCGACGAGACGCTGATGACGGAGCTGGAGTCCATCAAGTCCAACGTGCAGCCGGACACCATCCTGCTGGTGTGCGACGCGATGATTGGCCAGGACTCCGTCCGCACGGCGGCCGAGTTCGACCGGCGCCTCACGCTGGACGGCTTCATCCTGACGAAGCTGGACGGTGACGCGCGCGGCGGCGCGGCGCTGTCCATCAAGGAAGTGACGGGCAAGCCCATCAAGTTCCTCGGCATGGGCGAGTCGATGGACAAGCTGGAGGAGTTCCGTCCGGAGGGCCTCGCGGGCCGCATCCTGGGCTTCGGCGACATCGTCGGCCTGATGAAGGACTTCGAGAAGGTCGTCGACGAGAAGAAGGCCGAGGACGACGCGCGCAAGCTGCTCTCCGGCCAGTTCTCGATGAAGGACTTCGTCGAGCAGATCCGCATGGTCCGCAAGATGGGCCCGCTGAAGGACCTGCTGGAGAAGTTCCCCCTCTTCGGCGACCTCACCGAGCACCTGAACCCGGACGAGAAGGAGCTCACCAAAATCGAGGCGATGTACGACTCGATGACGCAGAAGGAGCGCCTGCGTCCGGACATCATCAACGGCAGCCGCATCAACCGCATCTCCAAGGGCAGTGGCCGCAAGCCGGAGGAGGTGCGCGAGCTGCTGCAGAAGTTCGGGATGATGCAGCAGGTGATGGGCACCATCGGCCAGAACCCGGGCCTCCTGGGCCGCATCCCCGGCTTCAAGCAACTGGGGCAGCTGGGCCAGATGAAGAACATGGACCTGGGCAACATGTTCGGGAAGGACCCGAAGGCGCTGGAGAAGGCCATGTCGGCGATGGGCGGAGGCATGGGGGGCATGCCCATGCAGCTGCCGCAGATCGCCCCAGGCTACACGCCGCCCATGGGTCAGGCCGCGATGGCCAAGGCCCGCCTGATGGGCTACGCGCCCCCGGCCGCGAGCAAGCCGGACGACCGCGACGCCATCAAGGAGCGGCGCAAGAAGGAGAAGGAGAACAAGAAGAAGAACCGCAAGAAGAAGTAG
- the pabB gene encoding aminodeoxychorismate synthase component I: MRLRTLIIDNHDSFTFNLFQLLAEVGGTEPLVVRNDERPWRELRELAFDNIVISPGPGRPDHPADFGVCRDALLEADVPILGVCLGHQGMGHVHGARIQHAPEVMHGRLSPVRHTGTDLFQGLPQDFQVVRYHSLCLARPLPEDLVETAWTPDGVLMALRHASLPRWGVQFHPESIATTHGRQLLANFVRLSREHHTPRPSRRPEATEERAPLPPPGIFRVHHRKLRLDADPEQAFVALLGDRDHAFWLDSSRVEAGLSRYSFMGDATGPHSAVIHYQVNPRRLTVRRSQGTEDHSTELFEFLQQELTRLRATPSGLPFDFQGGFVGSLGYELKHDCGALTPHASPDPDASLILADRLLAWDHLERTVYLVALAPEHEAAEVQSWFDATESSLRALPPLAPLEPRSGAPFPVRLARDRETYLADIQHCLEQLHEGETYEVCLTNKLLARTHVEPLDLYRSLRRLNPAPYAAYLRMGALGIACSSPERFLRVDADRWVESKPIKGTLRRGSTPDEDERLRQQLGSQEKDRAENLMIVDLVRNDLGRVCEVGSVHVPRLMHVESYATVHQLVSTIRGHLREGLTAVDAVRAAFPGGSMTGAPKERTMELIDRLEREARGVYSGAIGYFSATGAADLNVVIRTAVVRPGEVSIGAGGAIVALSDPAAELDEMLLKSRVVLKALCTALGRPDGLPEPGGAWMAAD; the protein is encoded by the coding sequence GAGCGGCCGTGGCGGGAGCTGCGCGAGCTCGCGTTCGACAACATCGTCATCTCCCCGGGCCCCGGGCGTCCCGACCATCCGGCGGACTTCGGCGTCTGCCGCGACGCGCTCCTCGAAGCGGACGTCCCCATCCTCGGCGTATGCCTGGGCCACCAGGGCATGGGCCACGTCCACGGAGCACGGATCCAGCACGCACCGGAGGTCATGCACGGACGGCTGAGCCCGGTGCGCCACACGGGGACGGACCTCTTCCAGGGTCTTCCGCAAGACTTCCAGGTGGTGCGCTACCACTCGCTCTGCCTCGCCCGGCCGCTGCCCGAGGACCTGGTGGAGACCGCCTGGACCCCCGACGGCGTCCTCATGGCCCTGCGCCACGCCTCCCTCCCCCGCTGGGGCGTCCAGTTCCATCCGGAGTCCATCGCCACCACCCACGGCCGCCAGCTCCTCGCCAACTTCGTCCGCCTGAGCCGCGAGCATCACACCCCTCGTCCCAGTCGCCGCCCTGAAGCGACCGAGGAGAGAGCGCCCCTCCCTCCGCCGGGAATCTTCCGGGTCCATCACCGGAAGCTGCGGCTCGATGCCGACCCGGAGCAGGCCTTCGTCGCGCTCCTCGGAGACAGGGACCACGCCTTCTGGTTGGACAGCAGCCGCGTCGAGGCCGGCCTGTCACGCTACTCCTTCATGGGAGACGCAACCGGCCCGCACAGCGCCGTCATCCACTACCAGGTGAACCCACGCCGGCTCACCGTGCGCCGAAGTCAGGGAACAGAGGATCACTCCACCGAGCTGTTCGAGTTCCTCCAGCAGGAGCTGACGAGGCTGCGAGCAACCCCGTCCGGGCTGCCCTTCGACTTCCAGGGCGGTTTCGTGGGCTCCCTCGGCTACGAGCTGAAGCACGACTGCGGCGCGCTCACCCCGCATGCCTCACCGGATCCAGACGCCAGCCTCATCCTGGCGGACCGGCTGCTGGCCTGGGATCACCTCGAACGCACGGTGTATCTCGTCGCGCTCGCCCCCGAACACGAGGCGGCCGAGGTCCAGTCCTGGTTCGACGCCACGGAATCCAGCCTGCGCGCCCTGCCCCCGCTGGCGCCCCTCGAGCCCCGTTCCGGAGCCCCCTTCCCAGTCCGCCTCGCCAGGGACCGCGAGACCTACCTGGCCGACATCCAGCACTGCCTGGAACAGCTCCACGAAGGCGAGACCTACGAGGTCTGCCTCACCAACAAGCTCCTCGCCCGGACGCACGTCGAGCCCCTGGACCTTTACCGGAGCCTGCGCCGGCTGAACCCCGCCCCCTACGCCGCCTACCTCCGCATGGGAGCGCTGGGCATCGCCTGCTCCTCCCCCGAACGCTTCCTGCGAGTGGACGCCGACCGCTGGGTCGAGTCGAAGCCCATCAAGGGCACCCTGCGCCGCGGCTCCACTCCGGACGAGGACGAACGGCTGCGCCAACAACTGGGCTCCCAGGAGAAGGACCGGGCGGAGAACCTGATGATCGTGGACCTCGTGCGCAACGACCTCGGGCGCGTGTGCGAGGTGGGCTCGGTCCACGTCCCCCGGCTCATGCACGTGGAGTCGTACGCCACGGTGCACCAGCTGGTGAGCACCATCCGGGGCCACCTGCGCGAGGGACTCACGGCCGTGGACGCGGTGCGCGCCGCCTTCCCCGGAGGCTCCATGACGGGGGCCCCCAAGGAGCGCACGATGGAGCTCATCGACCGGCTGGAGCGGGAGGCCCGGGGGGTGTACTCGGGCGCCATCGGGTACTTCTCCGCCACCGGCGCGGCGGACCTGAACGTCGTCATCCGAACGGCGGTGGTCCGCCCCGGCGAGGTGAGCATCGGCGCGGGAGGGGCCATCGTGGCGCTCTCGGATCCGGCGGCCGAGCTGGACGAGATGCTCCTCAAGTCCCGCGTGGTCCTGAAGGCGCTGTGCACGGCGCTCGGGCGCCCGGACGGACTGCCCGAGCCCGGAGGGGCCTGGATGGCGGCGGACTGA